AAGTTCTTCTACACCGACGATCCCTGCAGGTATCCAGTTCAGCCACCCAATAGAACATATTATCAAGACGACCAATACAGTATTAACAGCAGTGCCAGCCAAAATCCCTCCCTCAATAGTCAGTACGTACTTGACCCAGGAACTCGCTGGGTTCACACTTTGCCTGTGCGTTCATACTTTGCAGATCGCGAACCCACGGATGCTTTCTACGGTAGACCTTATTCAGTGAGTGAGCCAGGTCCGTACTTCATATCTACCCCTCCTTCTGAAACATACTATCAAGAAGATCCAAGAGCGTATGCATTTCCCTCAGACGCTTCAAGGATGTTCTACACCCGGCCTTATCATTACCCATCAGAGTTACACATTCCTATGAGAGCGTATCATACAGAGGGTCGACGACGGCCACGCTTGTCACAGGTCTTTTCAGATGACTGGCACCGGTCAAGCATAGCTACATATTCCAGTCAGTACGCATCCTCGCAGGCAACCCCTCAGCGGGCACCATCGATAAGTCCATGGTATCCTAATGACTTTACCGAACCAAGCCGTTTAGGAGCAGATGTCAGGAATTACTCGAAATCCTGGGACAACATTCTCATTCCACACATGGATAGAGAACAAGGCATTTCACGAGGCAGGAGTTACGAGAACCTTCTCCATCACGGGAGGCCAGGAGTTGCTCCTAATAACAATCAACAACCAGTTATTGTGAACCTTTCTAGTTCGCCTCGACGATATGCCGCTTTGTCTCTCTCTGAAAACTGTCTGGAGAAGTGTGCCGGTGAGAGACGAAACAGTTCGGGACAGCACTGGTTTGTAACCCCAGAGATTACAATTACCGACAATGACATCCGTGCAGCGAACAGCAGCAAGAGAGATGGAGGCCTTGGCGGCTGGAAAACGCAAAACGTGGGGCAATCTCcaactgcaaacacacacaacgtaCAGAGACCTACAAACCCACCAGAACCCACAGAGAGGAAGAACAATAATTACTCCCTGCAGCAAAGCCTGGAACAGCTCGACGAGTTGCTGGCTGACTTGGTCATTGATTATAAACCTCAAAATAGCAGACGACCGAGCAAGGACTTGATAGACCAGCTCAAGCAATTGATCAACGACGATGAGACAACAGAAGGGAAGAGAGAAATAGATCAAGAGGATTCGGGAGttttgaacacacaaacaaattctTCAAAGACCAGCCCAGACACATTTAAAGACCCGGACAGTGGTTGCGAGGGATTTCTGAGGAGCGTTGAGGATGTCTCTTTGAATCATAATACTGATGAGGATGACACTATGGTGTGCTCCAACAGGAGATGCTTGCGTAAAGACACGACTTTCAATGCTTGCTTGTATTTCAAGTCGTGCCACAGCTGTTATACATACTATTGCTCAAGGAACTGCAGACGTGGGGACTGGGACACACATAAAGAAAATTGTCTTTATGGCCGCACCAGCAGTGTTTGTAGGCATATATTAAAGCACTGTCGAGAGAACTCTGATGTTCACAAAGCCTTTTCACGCATTGCTCGTGTAGGGTATCTATCCCGAGGGAGAGGGGTCCTGTTCTTGGGTTTTCCAAACCCAGGGTCTGCAGATAACTTTCTTCACGTTGGTCTTGAGAGCCTTACCATCTCCCCAACATATCTGTCTCTTCGAGAATTGGACAGTTTCAAAGACAACCTCGGGGAATACTGCAAAGAGCTGCAGAACGAAGGCAAAGAGTATGACCCCACTGAATGTTTCCTCCTGAATGTATCCATAGCTGTTGGAGACCTAGTGCCTAAACTTCCTTCACCCAAATTACAAACGCAGACAGTTCGCAAATACGCCAAGGTCTCATTAGCCTCCTCGAGCCCAGATAAGAAAATCTTTAAGAAAGAATGTGAAATGGAGACGCTCATTCTCACGCCACCTCCCGGGACTTCTGACATCGACAAGGATGGCCAAGAGGGACGAAAAGCAAGAGAGATCTGTTTCATTAACATCCAAAGGGAACTTCGTACCAGAGGCGTCTTTCTTCGCCATGAGTTCCCACAAATATACAACCAGCTTTGCGAGTTTGTTGAAAGCAACAAAAGATTCACTCCCACCACCATCTACCCCATTGACAAGAGAACAGGGAAGCAGTTCATGTGTATGATCATGGCAGCATCTGAACCAAGAACGCTTGACTGGGTTGGTGCACCTCATCTTTTAGATGACATTATATAATCCTATGCATCCAGTATTATCAAGCAGTTGCTCTATAGAATTAAACTTAAACGACTAATGTTTTTAGATACGCATTTTAATAGTGAGGCATTATTTATGGTATTCTTGTCACTTTCTGCCACTAAGTACTAGAAATAATACAAGTTGCTTATTGGATAACAAGCCGGACAGCACTAAATAGTAGATTCGAGCACATTTACTTTGTCGTAAAATTGGTTTCTTGTTAActattactgtatatttccAATATTTCTTGTAGTAGTATGTTTGCAGCGAGGATATAAAATCTAGGAAGCCTTTGCAGAGCCTACATTTCTCTTGCAATACTGAAAGTCTTTGTCTTTAGCCCGTTAAGAGAATGAAAGTGCACTTGCATGTAAAATGCATGCTGGCAAGGGAAATGCAATATTACTTAACATTTTAAGAGGGATGGTTATTTATCAAATAAATTGTACTGATAACCAGTGCAGCAGACAACATGTCAGGCCAGCTTTTTCATGGAGAAAGTAAAATAAATTGCTTGAACGATTCAGTGTATTGTACATGGCAACAGCTTTCTGTATTGTGTTCATTAAGTACTACAGTATATCTATTTAAATGGGTAAATCAGATTAATATAAACAACTGTTAACTTTACATTACAGGAAAACCTGAATTATGCTCATTTTCATTCTATATAAAACCTAACTTGTTTTTTCATCTGAAATGATGGTGGTTATTTGCCATATTCTTAAgtggtttgttttaaattttcATAGTATTCCAAAGTTCATAAACTGGAACATTCTTCTTTGGAAAGATGACTGTTGTTAAGtacttgtactgtatataaaataagctatttgaatttaaataatTCGTAAGGATTGATTAAACTTAGAAACCTATattttaatgtagaaacaatacatttgtaaaaTGATTAAAGCAGTGGTGTAAAACACACTTGTATGCAAGATTGTGTTAGAAATTGcacttaaataaacaaatgatggaGAACATTCACAGACAGCCCACTTTGAAAATGTAATCAATAGCATGCACTGAACAAACTTTGCAGCGACTAGATAGTCTGTATAGTGCTGTCTTTATGTTACCATTGTTAtgccattatttatttattaacttatttatttacactgctCACAAAATTGTGTTCTGTTGACAAGTGTGGCTTTATTTTCTGTACAATGGTCAATAAATGAAACACTCAAAGGTCTCTCTTGCCTCATGTCTTTGACttaaaaagaactttaaagctttgcatgattattttttttgtgtgagaaaacaaCACTACTCATTTTTATTGATAGAGTTATGTGGTAAGATGTGTTCCTGGATAAACATCTTTTGTTGGTCTTGTCAAAGAATCACAATGATAGCTTAAACGCCACCCACATAAAACAGGACAACAATTGGTTGACAAAAAATGGTATACAAGCCCTAACCCTAACATTCAGTTTAAACCCAGTCAAACACTCTGATTTGTTGATAGCTATAATGTTTATCCAGGATCACGTAGTAGTAGGTGAAATCACATTCACTGAATCAGATTGTTCTTACTGTTTGTTATCGACGTGAAGCTAACCGATACGATTGTGGCGACACCTGCAGGTTACAATAACTTACTGCCACTGAATAAAGCCTTCACAAGCATTACACATTTTCGATTTTGACGTACTTGTCACAGTTGTCAAGTTTTAATGTATGTACTTACTAGTTATGAAATGGACGAAAATACATTCATTTGTCAGCACAGCAAAAGAAGCATTGATATAAGTTACAAATAAACTACAAAGCTTAGCTGTAATGACTGAAAATGAATGATGCTTTTAATGAAATTGTCATTTATACCAGTAATTGTTAGCCTTTGTATTATCATTATGGAAAATTATCCATTAACATCCAGAATATGCTAAACAATAGACATTCGTTCATTTCCATTATAGGGatagtttacaaaaaaaatgctttctgggtggtcgtggcctaatggctagagagtcggactcgtgaccagttcaattctcagggccggcaggtaacgactgaggtgcctttgagcaaggcaccttacccctacttgctccccgggcgctgcagtgataggagccgggtgtacgtgtgttcactactcactggatgggttaaatgcagaagtcacatttcgggtatgggtcaccatatctgacaaataggtcactttcacttcttctgtggaacacaaaagaatatattttaagaaatgtctcagtagttttgtgtccatacaatggaggaCAATGgagggggtcaatgttgttcttcgaaatatctttttttgtgttctgcagaagaaagaaagccatacaggtttgaaatgacgtgagATTAGTAAGCGTTGAaaccatttttaattttaagtgAACAGTACATCTGGTTTCAAACATATGCATTTAAAAGGCCAAATTAAGATAAGAAGCACTCAGTTCAAGATGTGAACGAATAAAAAGATCACCATTTATTGCTGCAATGAACTTGCTCTGAGGTCTTGTGAAGGTTTCTTGTTGAACTACCTCAGCCAACTCCAGCGAATCCACTGCAAGAAATTTATTCACAATGACCTTTCAGATAGTGATTAGCTTGAAAACATGTATTACACAAGAAAATAATGTAAGGCTTTTATAATGTCAAATtaaactgcaaacctttttcagcatttctcaAGGTATATatttcaacacatttttatttaatcagtgTAATTTAAAACGGGACCTCAATGATCATTATatgcaagcaaacaaaaaagaTTGTAATTTTGTATTACCTCTCATTGGATATTATGAATGTTTTTGCATAAATATACACAAGTAGTATGATATAAGTGTAGACCATTTTTGTCTGACATCACATGTTCATGTTGGTGTgaaaacatacaataaaattgcTGAAGGCAGCGAGGAAGCTCAGAGCTAAGATGCAGGTTGCCGGGAAACAGGAAGCCGAGCGAACTTCCAGGCACTTTAGGCTGTGGGCAGGGTGATAAATGTAGGGCTGCTGGGAAAGCATATGAACAGTGAACTGATACAGCAGCCTTCAGGAAAAACTGCATAAACGGGAAGCCATCTACGTTTGTACAGTAACTGCCTGCAGTACCATTTCTCAATATCAGACCTCCTTTACGAAGGATACTTGTATAAATCCTAATGTTGATTTGTACTGCATTGTCATTTTGCGCCACCCAAATTCTCTgccaaaaataataacaaagcTGTTTTTGATTAGGTAGCATCACATTATAATGTTACATGCAATGCATAGTCAATTTAGTTGCCTTGCATAACATAACATGTAAATGCAACATATTTAAGCTTCTAAATGTTTATGCCTTATTTATAAACCCTTATGGACATTATCTCCGTACCCAGTAGAGGGCGGTAGATATCTATTCTAGTATGAGTCAGAATGAGTCACGGGTGATTCATCTGCTGTAAGGGGGAGATGAGCTGCTGTTGTGTTTGTAACCACCACATGCCCAAACACATCCCAGCCCACATGATCACCAGGTGCTGTCAGCATGGCCAAAGCACAAGTCATCCCACAACTTTAGTGAATGACTATAGAATCATGTCAGTATTACAATGGTCTGGTTTTCACACTGCCCTATAACCTTGCTTTCAAAATAAGATAcagatatttactttattactcTTTCAGTCtttttaagtaagggataatatATCTATAATAAATAGAAATTGTATATAGAAATTATTGTGTTCtattattgaaaaatgtaagGTATATCGTTTTTTCAGCACAATTTACAACAAATGGTTGTTGTGCATGCACGCTCACATCTCACAGTGTCACTTCACGAAGCCGATACCATTTCCAGCAACTCGCACGCTTCCTCTGAAGTCGATATTCTCGCTCTAGCAGTT
Above is a genomic segment from Triplophysa rosa linkage group LG17, Trosa_1v2, whole genome shotgun sequence containing:
- the unm_hu7912 gene encoding apical junction component 1 homolog; protein product: MTRTDPPDILTSTLYQDIKLGPTSGLSQYSRSSKQCDSQMVGPLDQNFETINKRHCRSFDFIESLDDPKNFSSSMEYTYRSDQQTVNKDAVWNGTGQQGHLRFSSPDLFNSKLSQHQVGTDKSNEAARTSVHGKPRSKSAPRVRATLTPVPITVSPPATMRRRSPVDPQRRPEVLPIRQDSHSTTRALVNEVHPIKLQPHTPLYVSDCFEDNRPDKQANTPHVRCRVDIKPDASVLQHTTRKMPNHRSNVPWQLPSAPGIRSQTSTSRTSTPSECYSMDYRQAYPYQNSMSSMYINSGEIPLGRTSPRDPREYRTLSNPNIPTKFFYTDDPCRYPVQPPNRTYYQDDQYSINSSASQNPSLNSQYVLDPGTRWVHTLPVRSYFADREPTDAFYGRPYSVSEPGPYFISTPPSETYYQEDPRAYAFPSDASRMFYTRPYHYPSELHIPMRAYHTEGRRRPRLSQVFSDDWHRSSIATYSSQYASSQATPQRAPSISPWYPNDFTEPSRLGADVRNYSKSWDNILIPHMDREQGISRGRSYENLLHHGRPGVAPNNNQQPVIVNLSSSPRRYAALSLSENCLEKCAGERRNSSGQHWFVTPEITITDNDIRAANSSKRDGGLGGWKTQNVGQSPTANTHNVQRPTNPPEPTERKNNNYSLQQSLEQLDELLADLVIDYKPQNSRRPSKDLIDQLKQLINDDETTEGKREIDQEDSGVLNTQTNSSKTSPDTFKDPDSGCEGFLRSVEDVSLNHNTDEDDTMVCSNRRCLRKDTTFNACLYFKSCHSCYTYYCSRNCRRGDWDTHKENCLYGRTSSVCRHILKHCRENSDVHKAFSRIARVGYLSRGRGVLFLGFPNPGSADNFLHVGLESLTISPTYLSLRELDSFKDNLGEYCKELQNEGKEYDPTECFLLNVSIAVGDLVPKLPSPKLQTQTVRKYAKVSLASSSPDKKIFKKECEMETLILTPPPGTSDIDKDGQEGRKAREICFINIQRELRTRGVFLRHEFPQIYNQLCEFVESNKRFTPTTIYPIDKRTGKQFMCMIMAASEPRTLDWVGAPHLLDDII